The following proteins are encoded in a genomic region of Sulfurovum indicum:
- the ccoS gene encoding cbb3-type cytochrome oxidase assembly protein CcoS — MSENVIIVMIGISTLLGATGLVALLWGVRTGQFDDQSKFIDAARFDNEEELRDAVMMEEKKKARQKKKEDEKKKKYMPVD; from the coding sequence ATGAGCGAAAACGTCATTATTGTAATGATCGGTATCTCTACACTGCTTGGAGCAACTGGTCTGGTTGCGTTGCTTTGGGGAGTAAGAACAGGACAGTTTGATGATCAGTCAAAATTTATTGATGCTGCACGCTTTGACAATGAAGAGGAGTTGCGTGATGCTGTGATGATGGAAGAGAAAAAGAAAGCACGTCAAAAGAAAAAAGAGGATGAGAAGAAAAAAAAGTATATGCCTGTAGATTAG
- a CDS encoding YfaZ family outer membrane protein: protein MKKIIIGTLLMAGLLQADGIGLNINSEDVEVEGTINLNSIVGYSSGTNYFLGLDYLHTNDDNLFKVGFGASNTLKSAGGVTFSFGLESVIADSYFTLPLFGQAALRLPFDEEIPATSLKAKVAYAPSVLSFSDADNYLEYRLEADMEVISNIHIYGGYRNIDTDYETYNYNFNDSWYGGLKVSF, encoded by the coding sequence ATGAAAAAGATTATTATTGGTACACTTTTAATGGCTGGACTGCTTCAGGCAGACGGTATTGGACTCAATATCAACAGTGAAGATGTTGAAGTTGAAGGAACAATAAATCTTAACTCCATTGTCGGGTATAGCAGCGGTACCAACTATTTTTTGGGACTTGACTACTTGCATACAAATGATGACAATCTGTTCAAGGTCGGATTTGGTGCCTCCAATACGCTTAAAAGTGCAGGGGGGGTGACCTTTTCTTTTGGTCTGGAATCTGTTATTGCAGACAGTTACTTTACCCTTCCGCTCTTTGGACAGGCGGCACTTAGACTTCCGTTTGATGAAGAGATCCCCGCAACTTCTTTAAAGGCTAAAGTTGCCTACGCACCCTCGGTACTCTCTTTCTCTGATGCAGACAACTACCTTGAGTACCGTCTTGAAGCTGATATGGAGGTGATTTCAAACATCCATATCTATGGTGGATATCGTAATATTGATACTGACTATGAAACATATAATTATAATTTCAATGACAGTTGGTATGGCGGATTGAAGGTAAGTTTTTAA
- a CDS encoding phosphomannomutase/phosphoglucomutase, producing MSISKSIFREYDIRGIFEKELNEESVKLIGYYLGEKIGGNKVVSIGYDARSHSPILRDYLTSGLNAAGCIVLDMGMVATPVNYFSNYQKIKGLYPDNVALLSSHFSLEVSPDASIMITGSHNPSEYNGFKITIDRAPFFGEQIYRLGDEIAADQKRVIPDNTVKINIDVKSPYINFMVKEFAHLKGLKTKIVIDCGNGVADTVITRIFDALELDYRGLYCEPDGTFPNHHPDPSVEKNLVDVKTALEKEGDIAFAYDGDADRIAVLTHKHNIKGDQMALLFALGMEKPTVIGEVKCSQVMYDELERRGATAIMYKTGHSNLKVKMKETNADLACEVSGHIFFKHRYFGYDDAIYATLRMLELIAEGIDPDKEIEALPQVFSTEEIKIETTEEEKFAIIDQVKMLLRNPPSDFPAIKNIIDVDGVRINFENGWGLVRASNTTPVLVTRFESTDASLAKEYEEKVNDLIESAKKYLAHA from the coding sequence ATGTCTATCAGTAAATCTATCTTCAGGGAATACGACATCCGTGGCATTTTTGAAAAAGAGCTCAATGAAGAATCAGTTAAACTTATCGGTTACTATTTAGGAGAAAAGATCGGTGGGAACAAGGTCGTATCTATCGGTTATGATGCACGCTCGCATTCCCCAATCCTGAGAGATTATCTTACATCCGGGCTGAATGCTGCAGGGTGTATTGTGCTTGATATGGGTATGGTTGCTACTCCGGTCAACTATTTTTCCAACTATCAAAAGATCAAGGGCCTTTATCCTGACAACGTCGCACTCCTCTCTTCCCACTTCTCATTGGAAGTATCCCCTGATGCTTCTATTATGATTACAGGCTCCCATAATCCTTCCGAATATAATGGATTCAAGATCACTATTGACAGAGCACCGTTTTTTGGAGAACAGATATATCGTCTCGGTGATGAGATCGCAGCTGATCAGAAAAGAGTCATTCCCGATAATACTGTGAAGATCAATATCGATGTAAAGTCGCCTTATATTAACTTTATGGTCAAAGAGTTTGCACACCTGAAAGGTTTGAAAACGAAGATCGTCATTGACTGCGGTAATGGTGTGGCCGATACGGTGATCACCAGAATATTTGATGCGCTTGAACTGGATTATAGGGGTCTTTACTGTGAACCGGACGGTACCTTCCCCAACCATCATCCTGATCCCTCTGTGGAGAAAAATCTTGTTGATGTCAAAACAGCTTTGGAAAAAGAGGGAGATATTGCCTTTGCATATGACGGAGATGCCGACCGTATTGCTGTGCTGACACATAAGCACAATATTAAAGGTGACCAGATGGCTCTGCTGTTTGCTCTCGGTATGGAAAAACCTACTGTTATCGGCGAAGTAAAGTGTTCCCAGGTCATGTATGATGAACTTGAACGTCGTGGAGCAACAGCTATCATGTACAAGACCGGTCATTCAAATCTTAAGGTCAAGATGAAAGAGACCAATGCTGATCTTGCCTGTGAAGTAAGTGGGCATATCTTCTTTAAACATCGTTATTTTGGTTATGATGATGCCATTTATGCAACGCTGCGTATGCTTGAACTCATTGCAGAAGGGATTGATCCGGATAAAGAGATCGAAGCGCTGCCGCAGGTTTTTTCCACTGAGGAGATTAAGATAGAAACTACGGAAGAGGAAAAGTTTGCAATCATTGATCAGGTGAAAATGCTGCTTCGAAACCCTCCATCTGATTTTCCGGCTATAAAAAATATTATCGATGTTGATGGTGTACGCATTAACTTTGAAAACGGATGGGGACTTGTACGTGCTTCCAATACGACACCGGTACTGGTGACCCGTTTTGAGTCAACCGATGCGTCATTGGCTAAAGAGTATGAAGAGAAGGTCAACGATCTTATAGAGAGTGCCAAGAAATATCTGGCACATGCATAA